TTTAGGGGTAGTGGTGACCCTGCTTTCCATCTTCGTTAGACTGATGGAGTCCTTGGAGGGCTTACTGGAGAACCCATCACCGGGGAGCGTCTGGACCACCAGAGGTCAACTAGCCAGCACAGAACCCCCAAGGGCTTTCCAGACCATCCGTCCAGAGGGGTGTGATAAGACCTCCCTCCACCGGCTGTGACCCTTGGCATACTGGCCTAAACACATCCGGCCAGGCGTCCAGTTTGTGGGCAGGCAGACTCAGCATCAGTGTTCTCAGAACTAACTTTTACGAGGGCCTTGAAGGGCCTCTGGATGTTCCTCACCCTGGAAAAAGAGCCTGTTGAGTCCAGGTGTGAGTGGGTTGCGTGTAGCTGTGGGATGCAGCACTGTCACTCTGCTCCCCAGGGCTCAGCTGTTTGCATAGTGTTTTCAGCCCTACTTACTagtgtctgctgagccgcttcggACTTGGATGTCATAATGTTCAGCCTCTTGCGTGAAAGCTCATCTGTGTGTGGGTAGCAGTTGAAGACGTGTGTGGGTTGGCTGTAGGGAGGGGAATGATGGAGTGTACAGTGTCCAGTTCTCATTGTTCTACACTTAACGATTCATCCTCCAACATAGTGTGTATGTGCGTGTTTATTGGTCTGACGGGGACCACGGATGACAAAGCTTGCTTAGGACATGGGCATTATGGCCACCATGTGGCTTAAACGAATTTTTCTAATAAAGTTGAATATTTCGGCTATCTGTCATGTTGACTTCAAGTACTGGTAGGGAAGCATCTTAATTTCTAGGTCTGAGGGCTTTTTTTAACAtgccaaaaaggaaaagagaaatacacCTGAATTTGGAGTCAGGGGCACTTGGATCTGCCCTGTTTCAGCCAGTCATCTGAGCCTAGGCCAAAATATTATAGTCCTCTGACTCTATCCATCTCTagaggaaaaattatttatttcttccagcCACCTGGTGGGTGGGTGTTCGGGATGAGGACTATCTGTTCAGTAGGctctggcttttttcttttctgctcaattttggtCATACTCTGGTTCAGCTGGTAGAATGTCCATACTTCACAACTGGTTCTGCTCTCTCCCAGATCTAAGCAGCTTGGCCTCTGCACACGAATGGAGGGGTTTCTATTTTTTGCTTGTATCGTCACTCCACCGCCCACCCCATGTTCAGGCGTATTCACTCCTCTCCCTATGgcaatatgtttatttgcatttgatgtgtgtgtgtcattttaCAGATTGAGTTTAGTTTACTTGTACCAAAGGGTAAGAAAGTATGGTGGTCTCTGCTAAACCAGTTTTGCTACATGAGTGTTCTTAAACTTCAGTGCCCCTACCTTAAAAGCCTGTGGTGTGGGCATCACGTGTTTATTGTTGTGAGGTAGTCATTAGTGCTGTTTACCCAGTACTTCCAGCTTCCTGCCTTCTGGCTCATGGTGAGACTGTACCCTCTGTCCCTTTGTGGTTGGCTGGGCTTATGTGACTATAATGTGACAGGTCTTTCAGTGGCTTAGGACCCTCAAAAAATAGTTGGCATTTTAGCTCTGATTTCAGGCAGTTTCACGTACCAGTAGCTGCCCTTTTCTAGacaatatttcttaaatttgatGCACTTCTCACTCTCATGCCTCTCTGACTCACTTGGGGCATTTGAACTTCAAGGCAGAGTACTATACCTTAAGTTCTCCCCAGCCAGTTTGTTTACCTGAAACGGTTTATTAGGTGCCACAATTTCTGTGAGATGTT
This is a stretch of genomic DNA from Manis pentadactyla isolate mManPen7 chromosome 7, mManPen7.hap1, whole genome shotgun sequence. It encodes these proteins:
- the HILPDA gene encoding LOW QUALITY PROTEIN: hypoxia-inducible lipid droplet-associated protein (The sequence of the model RefSeq protein was modified relative to this genomic sequence to represent the inferred CDS: inserted 1 base in 1 codon), yielding MNHMLNLYLLGVVVTLLSIFVRLMESLEGLLENPSPGSVWTTRGQLASTEPXKGFPDHPSRGV